A region of Ursus arctos isolate Adak ecotype North America unplaced genomic scaffold, UrsArc2.0 scaffold_31, whole genome shotgun sequence DNA encodes the following proteins:
- the GPLD1 gene encoding phosphatidylinositol-glycan-specific phospholipase D isoform X6 — MTPRARHWPFWRRGKLEVDFHDSYSKAHSAGDFGGDVLSQFEFNFNYLARRWYVPIEDLLEIYKKLYGREVITKNAIVDCSYLQFLEMYGEMLAVSKLYPTYSRKSPFLVEQFQEYFLGGLDDMAFWSTNIYRLTSYMLENGTSDCSLPENPLFIACGGQQASTQGSSGVQKNDFHRNLTASLTKDIRKNINYTERGAFFSVDSWTSDSLIFMYQALERNIWTMFTGSSQPSRKHVSSPLASYFLSIPYARLGWAMTSADLNQDGHGDLVAGAPGYSRPGHTQVGRVYLLYGNELGLPPLDLDLDKEAHVTLEGFQPSGRFGSALAVLDFNRDGVPDLAVGAPSVGSEKLAYTGAVYVYFGSRQGGMSSGPNVTISCQDTYCNLGWTLVAADVNEDGEPDLVMGSPFAPGGGKQKGMVAAFYSDPSWSQQEELGVEAANWTVWGEADFSWLGYALHGLRVDNRTVLLVGSPTWKHAGSLGHLFHTQEEKQSLGRVYGYFPPNCQSWFTISGDKTMGKLGASLSSGHVLVNGTRRQVLLVGAPTHDEVSKMAFLTVTLHQGGTTRMYELTPDTQPSLLSTFSGDRRFSRFGGVLHLSDLDGDGLDEIIMAAPLRITDVTSGLMGGEDGRVYVYNGKHITSGDMTGKCRSWTAPCPEEKAQYVLVSPEASSRFGSSVVTVRSKDKNQVVVAAGRSSLGARLSGALHVYSLGLD; from the exons GTACGTGCCCATTGAAGATCTGCTGGAAATTTATAAGAAACTCTATGGCCGAGAAGTCATCACCAAAAATGCAATTGTTGACTGTTCATACCTTCAGTTCCTGGAAAT GTATGGTGAGATGTTAGCCGTTTCCAAG CTTTATCCCACTTATTCCAGGAAGTCTCCATTTTTGGTGGAACAATTCCAAGAATATTTCCTGGGGGGACTGGATGACATGGCGTTTTGGTCCACTAATATTTACCGTCTGACAAGCTACATGCTAGAGAACGGAACCAG TGACTGCAGCCTGCCTGAGAACCCTCTGTTCATTGCATGCGGCGGCCAGCAAGCCAGCACCCAAGG TAGCTCAGGAGTGCAGAAAAATGATTTCCATAGGAATCTGACTGCATCCCTAACCAAAGatattaggaaaaatataaactataccGAAAGAGGCGCGTTCTTTAGCGTGGATTCCTGGACCTCG GATTCCCTTATTTTTATGTACCAGGCTTTGGAAAGGAACATATGGACAATGTTTACAGGCAGCTCCCAGCCGTCAAGGAAACACGTCTCCAGCCCCTTGGCATCTTACTTCCTGTCAATTCCCTACGCAAGACTCGGTTG gGCGATGACCTCGGCTGACCTCAACCAGGACGGGCACGGTGACCTGGTGGCGGGCGCCCCGGGCTACAGCCGGCCCGGCCACACGCAGGTGGGGCGCGTGTACCTTCTGTACGGCAACGAGCTGGGCCTGCCCCCCCTCGACCTGGATCTCGACAAGGAGGCCCATGTGACCCTGGAGGGCTTCCAG CCCTCAGGTCGGTTTGGCTCGGCCTTGGCCGTGTTGGACTTCAACAGGGACGGCGTGCCTGACCTGGCCGTGGGAGCGCCGTCGGTGGGCTCGGAGAAGCTCGCCTACACG GGTGCCGTGTACGTCTACTTCGGCTCCAGACAAGGAGGAATGTCTTCTGGCCCCAACGTCACCATCTCCTGCCAG GACACCTACTGTAACTTGGGCTGGACGCTCGTGGCCGCAGACGTGAACGAAGACGGCGAGCCCGATCTGGTGATGGGCTCCCCTTTCGCGCCAGGTGGAGGGAAACAGAAGGGCATGGTGGCTGCATTTTATTCTGACCCCAGCTGGAGCCAACAAG AAGAGCTGGGCGTGGAGGCGGCCAACTGGACGGTGTGGGGCGAGGCGGACTTCTCCTGGCTCGGCTACGCCCTCCACGGGCTGCGCGTGGACAACAGAACCGTGCTGCTGGTGGGGAGCCCGACCTGGAAGCACGCCGGTAG TCTGGGCCACCTGTTCCACACTCAGGAGGAGAAACAGAGCCTCGGACGGGTGTATGGCTATTTCCCCCCCAACTGCCAAAGCTGGTTCACCATTTCTGGAGACAAG ACGATGGGGAAACTGGGGGCCTCCCTATCCAGTGGCCACGTGCTGGTGAACGGGACCCGGAGACAAGTGTTGCTGGTTGGAGCCCCGACTCACG ATGAGGTGTCCAAAATGGCATTCCTGACCGTGACCCTGCACCAAGGCGGAACGACTCGGATGTACGAACTGACCCCCGACACACAGCCCTCTCTGCTCAGCACCTTCAGCGGGGACCGCCGCTTCTCTCGATTTGGTGGAGTTCTGCACTTGAGTGACCTGGATGGCGATGGCTTAG ATGAAATCATCATGGCAGCCCCCCTGAGGATAACAGATGTCACCTCTGGACTGATGGGGGGGGAAGACGGCCGTGTTTACGTATATAATGGCAAACACATCACCTCTGGCGACATGACAGGCAAATGCAGATCATGGACAGCTCCGTGTCCTGAAGAAAAG GCCCAATACGTACTGGTTTCTCCAGAG GCAAGTTCGAGGTTTGGGAGCTCTGTGGTCACTGTGAGGTCAAAAGACAAG AACCAGGTTGTCGTTGCTGCTGGAAGGAGCTCTCTGGGAGCCCGGCTCTCTGGGGCACTGCATGTCTATAGCCTCGGCCTCGATTAA